A single genomic interval of Exiguobacterium sp. BMC-KP harbors:
- a CDS encoding tyrosine-type recombinase/integrase: MVKLIELIDDFQLNQRIEGKKHFYISLCTTRLTRWRTYVETEFQIVDLEGVRPAHIKSYIQVCQGTGKEINSTINVSIATLRVFFNSLVEEEYLSEHENPMRRIKNLKEVKKVIVTFNDEEVSRILNDVKENTYSNIKDKLILIFLFDSGIRVSELCNIKTNDVSRKHILIHGKGSKQRLIYISKLMRKYMRKFEAIKKERFNHRPDDEIGEYYFLEQSAERLSRSRINQILKEHCKRVGVRKEVRCSPHDCRDYYAQKQLRNGIDIYSLSRLMGHFDTQITSKYLKGLEQEEVFKIGNTTSLLNYLKLK; this comes from the coding sequence ATGGTCAAATTAATTGAACTGATTGATGATTTTCAGCTAAATCAAAGAATTGAAGGGAAAAAGCATTTTTATATTAGTCTTTGTACCACAAGACTGACACGATGGAGAACATATGTAGAAACAGAATTTCAAATAGTTGATTTAGAGGGCGTGAGACCCGCTCACATCAAAAGCTACATTCAAGTATGTCAAGGTACTGGGAAAGAAATCAACAGCACGATAAACGTTAGTATAGCCACTCTAAGGGTATTCTTTAATTCATTAGTTGAAGAAGAGTATTTAAGTGAGCATGAAAATCCAATGCGTAGAATCAAAAACTTAAAAGAAGTTAAGAAAGTGATCGTGACATTCAACGATGAAGAGGTGAGCCGAATATTAAACGATGTAAAAGAAAACACGTACTCAAATATCAAAGATAAGCTCATTTTAATTTTTCTGTTTGATAGTGGAATAAGAGTGAGTGAACTTTGTAATATTAAAACAAACGATGTTTCTAGAAAGCATATTCTTATTCATGGAAAAGGTTCAAAACAACGTCTTATCTACATTTCGAAGCTCATGCGAAAATACATGCGCAAGTTTGAAGCAATTAAGAAAGAACGATTTAACCATAGACCTGATGATGAGATAGGAGAGTATTATTTTCTAGAACAAAGCGCTGAACGGTTATCGAGATCGAGGATTAACCAGATACTGAAAGAGCATTGTAAAAGAGTAGGAGTGAGGAAAGAAGTACGTTGTAGTCCACACGATTGCAGGGACTATTATGCGCAAAAACAATTAAGAAACGGAATAGACATTTATAGTCTTAGTAGATTGATGGGGCATTTTGATACTCAGATCACTTCTAAGTATCTAAAAGGTCTAGAACAAGAAGAAGTTTTTAAGATTGGAAATACTACTAGTCTTTTAAATTATTTAAAATTAAAATAA
- a CDS encoding TOPRIM nucleotidyl transferase/hydrolase domain-containing protein, producing the protein MDLNFLVGSNGSGKTFALKQFFEENSHSVFINEEGHPSFKITKPSVRIDFESKIYSFQDESRRGEQSVEPQQEEINADFLPLLQEILKLKSKLSLITLKSKGQEKFSNLLNIFTEYNFNNVKCICFDEPENFLDEDYIKEISRIIVMLSKIGLKVKVATHSTRILIECNATMNKIFIVNRFGNHHINFEGIREMMRETTTDIRSFESRDFTIGSTMLNKLNAYQNEEYLGVLVSQLIESEEFFRCLFNKTIVLVEGASEIIALNTIKNRFATSTQVFTAHGKVYMPFFARLLTYLGKEVIVVIDTDNARHPQLPRAITAYFNNEKEVNNLNLVLHDPDLESFYDIPWSEISARVGYTTVGGDPYLTGELKSIASMLFFNINTNQDRLFETMQQSSSPEDDSYDFI; encoded by the coding sequence ATGGATTTGAATTTTCTTGTAGGTTCTAATGGTTCTGGAAAAACCTTCGCTTTAAAACAATTTTTTGAAGAAAACAGCCATTCTGTATTTATTAATGAAGAAGGACATCCTAGTTTTAAAATAACCAAGCCTAGTGTACGAATTGATTTTGAAAGCAAAATATATTCCTTTCAAGATGAGTCTCGAAGAGGGGAACAATCGGTAGAACCTCAACAAGAAGAAATTAACGCTGACTTCTTACCTTTATTACAGGAAATTTTAAAATTAAAAAGCAAATTAAGTTTGATTACTTTAAAGTCTAAGGGACAAGAAAAATTTTCAAATTTATTAAACATATTCACTGAATATAATTTTAATAACGTAAAATGTATATGCTTTGATGAACCTGAGAATTTTTTAGATGAAGACTATATAAAAGAAATTTCTCGAATAATTGTTATGTTGTCTAAAATAGGTCTAAAGGTTAAAGTAGCAACACATAGTACGCGTATTTTGATCGAGTGTAACGCGACAATGAACAAAATTTTTATCGTTAACAGATTTGGAAATCATCATATTAACTTCGAAGGTATACGAGAAATGATGAGAGAAACCACAACTGATATTAGGTCATTTGAAAGTCGTGATTTCACTATAGGATCAACAATGCTAAATAAATTAAATGCTTATCAAAATGAGGAATACTTGGGAGTTCTTGTTTCTCAATTAATAGAAAGTGAAGAGTTTTTCAGATGCTTGTTTAATAAAACTATTGTACTTGTAGAAGGTGCATCTGAAATAATAGCTCTAAATACTATAAAAAATAGATTTGCAACATCTACACAAGTTTTTACTGCGCATGGAAAAGTATACATGCCGTTTTTTGCTAGGCTACTAACCTATCTAGGAAAAGAAGTGATTGTAGTAATCGATACAGACAATGCCAGACATCCACAATTACCAAGAGCGATTACTGCTTATTTTAATAACGAAAAAGAAGTAAACAATTTAAATCTAGTTTTACATGATCCAGACTTAGAAAGCTTTTATGACATTCCTTGGAGTGAAATTTCTGCTAGAGTCGGTTACACGACTGTGGGGGGTGATCCTTACCTAACTGGTGAATTAAAATCAATAGCATCAATGCTTTTTTTCAATATTAATACCAATCAAGATAGATTGTTTGAAACAATGCAGCAATCTTCTTCACCAGAAGATGACTCATACGATTTTATTTAA
- a CDS encoding recombinase family protein, whose translation MRTIGYIRVSSEGQNIARQKESLSDNGCTEFYIEKVSGASMERPKLNEMLEGLNIGDMIIVHEISRLSRSTKDLLTIVELIKEKGAKLKSVTDSWLDLSDDNPMSELLFTIFSGLAQFERKMNKQRQKEGIEIAKSKGKYRGRKTKLVEGGKEEQRMKAIIAAYKKGKSINDIRTTFRVGTGTIYRLLEREGLKN comes from the coding sequence GTGAGAACTATTGGATATATCAGAGTAAGTAGTGAAGGTCAAAACATTGCAAGACAAAAGGAATCTTTAAGTGATAACGGATGTACAGAGTTTTATATTGAAAAAGTTAGCGGTGCTTCAATGGAACGTCCGAAACTAAATGAGATGTTAGAAGGTCTTAATATAGGCGACATGATAATTGTTCATGAAATAAGCCGCTTATCTCGTTCGACAAAAGACTTATTAACCATAGTGGAACTGATAAAAGAAAAAGGAGCAAAGCTTAAGTCTGTTACTGATAGTTGGTTGGACTTGTCTGATGATAATCCAATGAGCGAATTATTGTTTACTATTTTTTCTGGTTTAGCACAGTTTGAACGGAAGATGAACAAACAACGTCAAAAGGAAGGGATAGAGATAGCTAAAAGTAAAGGTAAATACAGAGGTAGAAAAACTAAATTAGTTGAAGGTGGAAAAGAAGAGCAGAGAATGAAAGCTATTATAGCTGCCTATAAGAAAGGGAAATCAATAAACGATATTCGTACAACTTTCAGAGTAGGAACGGGTACTATTTATAGATTACTTGAGCGAGAAGGGCTTAAGAATTAA
- a CDS encoding sce7726 family protein yields the protein MNINNAGKFFTRKNLKVKIDDENFNFNSFEEEMNENYDILKQKYRNEYFFKNTLFNKIVMGKYSLSTTGAFEEVIIKSSKADFVLINKKKCIVYEIKTDLDNLERLSQQLLDYSTVFSELYVVTTEKNYYPVYKNLKEIIPYIGIIVLTQHDTLSVRKKAEVFRENLNHENLFKVLRKREYENILLNVFKKLPNVKQVEYFKESMKWFETIEILKAQELVFEQLKKRIIVTNNLVYKNIPLPIRWLVYVSNLNSNSFFKISKK from the coding sequence ATGAATATTAATAATGCAGGTAAATTTTTCACTAGAAAAAATTTGAAAGTAAAAATAGATGATGAAAATTTTAATTTTAATTCATTCGAGGAAGAAATGAATGAAAATTATGATATTTTAAAACAAAAGTATAGAAATGAATATTTCTTCAAAAATACTTTATTTAATAAAATAGTAATGGGTAAATATAGCTTGAGTACTACGGGAGCATTTGAAGAAGTTATAATCAAATCATCAAAAGCAGATTTTGTTTTGATAAATAAAAAAAAATGTATAGTCTATGAGATAAAAACAGATCTAGACAATTTAGAGAGATTGTCACAACAATTATTAGACTATTCTACTGTTTTTAGTGAATTATATGTTGTGACAACAGAAAAAAATTATTACCCAGTTTATAAAAATTTAAAGGAAATCATTCCTTATATTGGTATCATAGTATTAACACAACATGATACTTTGAGTGTTCGTAAAAAAGCTGAAGTTTTTAGAGAGAACTTAAATCATGAGAATCTTTTCAAAGTTTTGAGGAAGAGAGAATATGAAAACATATTACTAAATGTTTTTAAAAAATTACCGAATGTCAAGCAAGTTGAGTATTTTAAAGAATCGATGAAGTGGTTTGAAACTATTGAAATTTTAAAGGCACAAGAGTTAGTTTTTGAACAGTTAAAGAAGCGTATTATCGTAACTAACAATTTAGTGTATAAAAATATCCCACTACCCATACGTTGGTTAGTATATGTGTCAAATTTAAACAGTAATAGTTTTTTTAAAATTTCAAAGAAATAA